The Streptomyces sp. NBC_01689 genome includes a window with the following:
- a CDS encoding cytochrome c oxidase subunit 4: MKVQGKMFLWLAVFILIMAIVYGLWSKEPAGTTALFLGFGLSVMIGYYLAFTARRVDQLAQDNKEADVADEAGEVGFFAPHSWQPLALGIGGALGFMGVIFGWWLLYFSAPLLLIGLWGWVFEFYHGPNRTQ; the protein is encoded by the coding sequence GTGAAGGTCCAAGGCAAGATGTTCCTCTGGCTGGCGGTCTTCATCCTGATCATGGCCATCGTGTACGGCCTGTGGTCGAAGGAGCCGGCCGGCACCACGGCGCTCTTCCTGGGCTTCGGCCTGAGCGTCATGATCGGCTACTACCTGGCCTTCACGGCCCGGCGGGTCGACCAGCTGGCGCAGGACAACAAGGAGGCCGACGTCGCGGACGAGGCCGGTGAGGTGGGGTTCTTCGCCCCGCACAGCTGGCAGCCGCTCGCGCTCGGCATCGGCGGCGCCCTCGGCTTCATGGGCGTCATCTTCGGCTGGTGGCTGCTGTACTTCTCGGCCCCGCTGCTCCTGATCGGTCTGTGGGGCTGGGTCTTCGAGTTCTACCACGGTCCCAACCGGACCCAGTAG
- a CDS encoding aminotransferase class V-fold PLP-dependent enzyme → MSVSTAAVDQSVCAPLPVLGRDVTVPLVTGGEVTYAALDYAASAPALQRVWDDVAAYAPYYGSVHRGAGYLSQLSTDLFENARGTVAEFLDCRDDDQVVFTRSTTDSLNLLAATLPADCQVFVFETEHHASLLPWQDARVSYLDAPRTPREAVAALERALAGRRDPHGPALVCVTGASNVTGELWPVRELAAAAHAHGARIVLDAAQLAPHHPVSVRDLDVDWVAFSGHKLYAPFGSGVLAGRSDWLRAAEPYLAGGGASRKVARRADGGVDVEWHESAARHEAGSPNVIGAYSIASACKALAEEGFDRIVARERHLIRTVREGLAEVPGVRVLSLFGDDAPRVGVISFVVEGWNSSHFAAALSAEYGIGVRDGLFCAHPLLRTLLGSDPQTQGECGAPEAAPGEKSLNAIRVSFGAGTPDEHVERFVRAVKELVRDGAQWRYRTEGGRCVPAV, encoded by the coding sequence ATGTCTGTCTCCACCGCTGCCGTCGACCAGTCCGTCTGTGCCCCGCTGCCCGTTCTGGGCCGTGATGTGACCGTCCCGCTCGTCACCGGCGGCGAGGTCACCTACGCCGCCCTCGACTACGCCGCGAGCGCCCCGGCCCTCCAGCGCGTCTGGGACGACGTCGCCGCGTACGCCCCGTACTACGGCAGTGTGCACCGCGGAGCGGGCTACCTCTCGCAGCTGTCCACCGATCTCTTCGAGAACGCCCGCGGGACCGTCGCGGAGTTCCTGGACTGCCGGGACGACGACCAGGTCGTCTTCACCCGGTCGACGACCGACTCGCTCAACCTGCTCGCCGCCACCCTGCCGGCCGACTGCCAGGTCTTCGTGTTCGAGACCGAGCACCACGCCTCGCTGCTGCCGTGGCAGGACGCCCGGGTCAGCTACCTCGACGCGCCCCGTACCCCGCGGGAGGCCGTCGCGGCCCTGGAGCGCGCCCTGGCCGGCCGCCGCGACCCGCACGGACCCGCCCTCGTCTGCGTCACCGGGGCCTCGAACGTCACCGGCGAGCTGTGGCCGGTGCGCGAGCTCGCCGCCGCAGCCCACGCCCACGGCGCCCGGATCGTGCTGGACGCGGCTCAGCTCGCCCCGCACCACCCGGTGTCCGTCCGCGACCTCGACGTGGACTGGGTCGCCTTCTCCGGGCACAAGCTCTACGCGCCCTTCGGCTCCGGTGTCCTCGCCGGCCGCTCCGACTGGCTGCGCGCCGCCGAGCCGTACCTGGCCGGGGGCGGCGCCAGCCGCAAGGTCGCCCGGCGCGCGGACGGCGGTGTCGACGTCGAGTGGCACGAGAGCGCGGCCCGGCACGAGGCCGGGTCCCCCAACGTGATCGGCGCCTACTCCATCGCCTCCGCCTGCAAGGCGCTCGCCGAGGAGGGCTTCGACCGGATCGTCGCCCGCGAGCGGCACCTGATCCGCACGGTCCGCGAGGGCCTCGCCGAGGTGCCCGGGGTGCGCGTGCTGTCCCTGTTCGGCGACGACGCGCCCCGGGTCGGTGTCATCTCGTTCGTCGTGGAGGGCTGGAACAGCTCGCACTTCGCGGCGGCGCTCTCCGCCGAGTACGGCATCGGGGTGCGGGACGGGCTCTTCTGCGCGCACCCGCTGCTGCGCACGCTGCTCGGCAGCGACCCGCAGACCCAGGGCGAGTGCGGGGCCCCCGAGGCCGCGCCCGGCGAGAAGTCCCTCAACGCGATCCGCGTCAGCTTCGGGGCGGGCACCCCGGACGAGCACGTGGAGCGTTTCGTGCGCGCCGTGAAGGAGCTCGTGCGGGACGGCGCGCAGTGGCGCTACCGCACCGAGGGCGGTCGCTGCGTGCCCGCGGTCTGA
- the ctaE gene encoding aa3-type cytochrome oxidase subunit III yields the protein MSVVATATTVETGHAHPSVNRPNLTSVGTIIWLSSELMFFAALFAMYFTLRSVTGPDHWKEMAGHLNFPFSATNTTILVLSSLTCQLGVFAAERGDVKKLRMWFTVTFVMGAIFIGGQIFEYTELVKKDGLSLSSDPYGSVFYLTTGFHGLHVTGGLIAFLLVLGRTYAAKRFTHEQATAAIVVSYYWHFVDVVWIGLFATIYMIK from the coding sequence ATGTCGGTCGTGGCGACAGCAACGACAGTAGAAACCGGGCACGCGCACCCGTCGGTCAATCGACCGAACCTCACCAGCGTCGGAACCATCATCTGGCTGAGTTCCGAGCTGATGTTCTTCGCGGCCCTCTTCGCGATGTACTTCACCCTGCGATCGGTGACCGGACCGGACCACTGGAAGGAGATGGCGGGCCATCTCAACTTCCCGTTCTCCGCGACGAACACCACGATCCTGGTGCTCTCCTCCCTGACCTGCCAGCTCGGCGTGTTCGCCGCCGAGCGCGGGGACGTGAAGAAGCTCCGGATGTGGTTCACCGTCACGTTCGTGATGGGTGCGATCTTCATCGGTGGTCAGATCTTCGAGTACACCGAACTGGTCAAGAAGGACGGGCTCTCGCTCTCCTCCGACCCGTACGGCTCGGTGTTCTACCTGACCACCGGCTTCCACGGCCTGCACGTGACGGGCGGCCTCATCGCCTTCCTGCTGGTCCTCGGCCGCACCTACGCGGCCAAGAGGTTCACTCACGAGCAGGCGACCGCCGCCATCGTCGTGTCCTACTACTGGCACTTCGTCGATGTCGTCTGGATCGGCCTCTTCGCCACGATCTACATGATCAAGTAA
- a CDS encoding Lrp/AsnC family transcriptional regulator, which translates to MITAIVLIKTSVDRIPEIAESIAALDSVSEVFSVTGTYDLIAMVRVKAHDDLADVIPGSISKIPGVEGTDTHVAFRTYSQHDLEAAFAIGLDS; encoded by the coding sequence GTGATCACCGCGATCGTGCTCATCAAGACCAGCGTGGACCGGATCCCCGAGATCGCCGAGTCGATCGCCGCCCTCGACAGTGTCAGCGAGGTCTTCTCCGTCACCGGCACGTACGACCTGATCGCCATGGTCCGGGTCAAGGCCCACGACGACCTGGCGGACGTCATCCCCGGCAGCATCAGCAAGATCCCCGGGGTGGAGGGCACCGACACCCACGTCGCCTTCCGCACGTACTCGCAGCACGACCTGGAGGCGGCCTTCGCGATCGGCCTGGACTCCTGA
- the qcrA gene encoding cytochrome bc1 complex Rieske iron-sulfur subunit, translating into MSSQDIPEENLPAEQADAHGHGAVAVANEDNPFADPGLPPHEHRIQDIDERAAKRSERVVAMLFTLSMLATVAFIASYVTIPNDKSIFVFPLGHISALNFALGMTLGVALFSIGAGAVHWARTLMSDVEIADERHPIEAEPEVKAKVLADFKQGAKESALGRRKLIRTTMFGALALFPLSGVMLLRDLGPLPGTKLRHTIWSKGKLLVNMNTNEPLRPSDIAVGSLTFVKPEGLEEKDEDFQQEIAKAAVMIVRLQPENIKDKRELAWSHEGIVAYSKICTHVGCPISLYEQQTHHVLCPCHQSTFDLSDGARVIFGPAGHALPQLRIGVNDEGYLEALGDFDEPVGPAFWERG; encoded by the coding sequence ATGAGTAGCCAAGACATTCCAGAAGAGAACCTGCCCGCTGAGCAGGCCGACGCGCACGGTCACGGCGCAGTCGCCGTCGCGAACGAGGACAACCCGTTCGCGGACCCGGGACTGCCGCCCCACGAGCACCGCATCCAGGACATCGACGAGCGGGCCGCCAAGCGGTCCGAGCGTGTGGTCGCGATGCTGTTCACGCTGTCGATGCTGGCCACCGTGGCCTTCATCGCCTCCTACGTGACGATCCCGAACGACAAGTCGATCTTCGTCTTCCCGCTCGGGCACATCAGCGCGCTGAACTTCGCGCTGGGTATGACGCTCGGTGTGGCGCTCTTCTCCATCGGCGCGGGCGCGGTCCACTGGGCCCGCACCCTGATGTCCGACGTGGAGATCGCCGACGAACGTCACCCGATCGAGGCGGAGCCCGAGGTCAAGGCCAAGGTTCTGGCCGACTTCAAGCAGGGCGCCAAGGAGTCCGCGCTCGGCCGTCGCAAGCTGATCCGCACCACGATGTTCGGCGCGCTGGCCCTGTTCCCGCTCTCCGGTGTCATGCTGCTGCGCGACCTCGGTCCGCTGCCGGGCACCAAGCTGCGCCACACGATCTGGTCCAAGGGCAAGCTCCTCGTCAACATGAACACGAACGAGCCGCTGCGTCCCTCCGACATCGCCGTCGGCTCGCTCACCTTCGTCAAGCCCGAGGGCCTGGAGGAGAAGGACGAGGACTTCCAGCAGGAGATCGCGAAGGCCGCCGTGATGATCGTCCGGCTCCAGCCGGAGAACATCAAGGACAAGCGCGAGCTCGCCTGGTCGCACGAGGGCATCGTGGCGTACTCGAAGATCTGCACCCACGTCGGCTGCCCGATCTCCCTGTACGAGCAGCAGACGCACCACGTGCTCTGCCCCTGCCACCAGTCCACCTTCGACCTCTCCGACGGTGCCCGAGTGATCTTCGGCCCGGCCGGTCATGCCCTGCCGCAGCTGCGCATCGGTGTGAACGACGAGGGCTACCTCGAGGCGCTCGGCGACTTCGACGAGCCCGTCGGTCCTGCCTTCTGGGAGCGCGGATGA
- a CDS encoding L,D-transpeptidase, with the protein MNHAPRIRTVVSCATLVVAFGAATTACGSDSHPLAAKPYDAAGLISFNGPVEGDSSKVDPDKPLEITVNDDDERITDVTATDASGRYVAGELAADGTRWHSTSALAAGTHYTVQVSTEDEDGAQGRKSIGFDTTTPKAKKTLGVTFGPDAGEYGVGQPVTAQLSAPVKDKAARTIVERALRVDSTPAVEGAWHWVDDKTLHYRPKEYWPAHATIQAHSNLKGVKVREGLWGGDAKPLTLTTGDQLVALTDAGTHVMTVYKNGAVINKIPITTGKPGFETRNGVKVVLSKEYVVRMRGTTVGIAEGSADSYDLPVYYATRVTWSGEYVHAAPWSVGSQGYANVSHGCTGMSTSNAAWFFNHVRVGDIVKVVNSNGAQMAAFDNGFGDWNVSWANWRNGSALMVGTPDGPPAAERARLRPESV; encoded by the coding sequence ATGAACCACGCACCGCGAATCCGCACGGTCGTCAGCTGCGCCACGCTGGTGGTTGCCTTCGGCGCGGCCACGACCGCCTGCGGCTCAGACAGTCATCCGCTGGCGGCCAAGCCGTACGACGCGGCGGGCCTGATCTCCTTCAACGGTCCGGTCGAGGGCGACAGCAGCAAGGTGGACCCGGACAAGCCGCTCGAGATCACCGTCAATGACGACGACGAGCGCATCACCGATGTGACGGCCACGGACGCGTCGGGCCGGTACGTGGCGGGCGAGCTCGCCGCCGACGGCACCCGCTGGCACAGCACCTCGGCCCTGGCCGCAGGCACCCACTACACGGTGCAGGTGAGCACGGAGGACGAGGACGGCGCCCAGGGACGCAAGTCCATCGGCTTCGACACCACCACGCCCAAGGCCAAGAAGACCCTCGGCGTCACCTTCGGGCCCGACGCGGGCGAGTACGGCGTCGGACAGCCCGTCACCGCCCAACTCAGCGCCCCCGTCAAGGACAAGGCCGCCCGCACGATCGTCGAGCGGGCCCTGCGGGTGGACTCGACGCCCGCGGTGGAAGGGGCCTGGCACTGGGTGGACGACAAGACCCTGCACTACCGCCCCAAGGAGTACTGGCCCGCCCACGCCACCATCCAGGCGCACAGCAACCTCAAGGGCGTCAAGGTCCGCGAAGGGCTCTGGGGCGGCGACGCGAAGCCCCTGACGCTCACCACCGGCGACCAGCTCGTCGCCCTCACGGACGCCGGCACGCACGTCATGACGGTGTACAAGAACGGCGCCGTGATCAACAAGATCCCCATCACCACCGGCAAGCCCGGCTTCGAGACGCGCAACGGCGTCAAGGTGGTGCTCAGCAAGGAGTACGTCGTACGGATGCGCGGTACCACCGTCGGCATCGCCGAGGGTTCCGCCGACTCCTACGACCTGCCCGTGTACTACGCGACCCGGGTCACCTGGAGCGGCGAGTACGTCCACGCGGCGCCCTGGTCCGTGGGCTCCCAGGGATACGCCAACGTCAGCCACGGCTGCACCGGCATGAGCACCAGCAACGCGGCGTGGTTCTTCAACCACGTACGCGTGGGCGACATCGTGAAGGTCGTCAACTCCAACGGCGCCCAGATGGCGGCGTTCGACAACGGGTTCGGTGACTGGAACGTCTCGTGGGCGAACTGGCGCAACGGCAGTGCCCTGATGGTCGGCACCCCCGACGGCCCGCCGGCGGCGGAGAGGGCGCGGCTGCGACCCGAGTCCGTCTGA
- the ctaD gene encoding aa3-type cytochrome oxidase subunit I produces the protein MSILNEPQGAADADDSYENELPVRRKQPGNVVIKWLTTTDHKTIGTLYLVTSFAFFCIGGVMALLMRAELARPGLQIMSNEQFNQAFTMHGTIMLLMFATPLFAGFTNWIMPLQIGAPDVAFPRLNMFAYWLYLFGSLIAVGGFLTPQGAADFGWFAYSPLSDAVRSPGVGADMWIMGLAFSGFGTILGAVNFITTIICMRAPGMTMFRMPIFVWNVLLTAVLVLLAFPVLAAALFALEADRKFGAHVFDAANGGALLWQHLFWFFGHPEVYIIALPFFGIISEVIPVFSRKPMFGYMGLIGATIAIAGLSVTVWAHHMYVTGGVLLPFFSFMTFLIAVPTGVKFFNWIGTMWKGSLSFETPMLWATGFLITFTFGGLTGVILASPPMDFHVSDSYFVVAHFHYVVFGTVVFAMFSGFHFWWPKMTGKMLDERLGKITFWTLFVGFHGTFLVQHWLGAEGMPRRYADYLAADGFTALNTVSTISSFLLGLSILPFLYNVWKTAKYGKKVEVDDPWGYGRSLEWATSCPPPRHNFLTLPRIRSESPAFDLHHPEIAALDQLENSGHGSAALAGGKGAGK, from the coding sequence GTGAGCATCCTCAACGAACCCCAGGGTGCCGCGGACGCCGACGACTCGTACGAGAACGAGCTGCCGGTGCGGCGCAAGCAGCCGGGCAATGTCGTGATCAAGTGGCTGACCACCACTGACCACAAGACGATCGGCACGCTCTATCTGGTCACGTCGTTCGCGTTCTTCTGCATCGGCGGCGTCATGGCGCTGCTCATGCGCGCCGAGCTCGCGCGGCCCGGACTGCAGATCATGTCGAACGAGCAGTTCAACCAGGCGTTCACGATGCACGGCACGATCATGCTGCTGATGTTCGCGACGCCCCTGTTCGCCGGTTTCACGAACTGGATCATGCCGCTGCAGATCGGCGCGCCCGACGTGGCGTTCCCGCGGCTGAACATGTTCGCCTACTGGCTCTACCTCTTCGGCTCGCTCATCGCGGTCGGGGGCTTCCTCACCCCGCAGGGCGCGGCCGACTTCGGCTGGTTCGCGTACTCGCCGCTCTCCGACGCGGTCCGCTCGCCCGGCGTCGGCGCCGACATGTGGATCATGGGTCTGGCCTTCTCCGGCTTCGGCACCATCCTCGGCGCGGTCAACTTCATCACCACGATCATCTGCATGCGCGCTCCCGGCATGACGATGTTCCGTATGCCGATCTTCGTGTGGAACGTGCTGCTCACCGCCGTGCTGGTGCTGCTCGCCTTCCCCGTCCTGGCGGCGGCCCTGTTCGCCCTGGAGGCGGATCGAAAATTCGGGGCACATGTCTTCGATGCGGCCAACGGCGGGGCATTGCTCTGGCAACACCTCTTCTGGTTCTTCGGCCATCCAGAGGTGTACATCATCGCCCTACCGTTCTTCGGCATCATCTCGGAAGTCATCCCCGTCTTCTCGCGCAAGCCGATGTTCGGCTACATGGGCCTGATCGGCGCGACCATCGCGATCGCGGGCCTGTCCGTGACCGTGTGGGCGCACCACATGTACGTCACCGGCGGTGTACTGCTGCCGTTCTTCTCCTTCATGACGTTCCTCATCGCCGTACCGACCGGCGTGAAGTTCTTCAACTGGATCGGAACGATGTGGAAGGGCTCGCTGTCCTTCGAGACACCGATGCTCTGGGCGACCGGCTTCCTCATCACGTTCACCTTCGGCGGTCTGACCGGCGTCATCCTGGCCTCGCCCCCGATGGACTTCCACGTCTCCGACTCGTACTTCGTGGTGGCGCACTTCCACTACGTGGTGTTCGGCACCGTGGTCTTCGCGATGTTCTCCGGCTTCCACTTCTGGTGGCCGAAGATGACGGGCAAGATGCTCGACGAGCGGCTCGGCAAGATCACCTTCTGGACGCTGTTCGTGGGCTTCCACGGCACGTTCCTCGTCCAGCACTGGCTGGGCGCCGAGGGCATGCCGCGTCGTTACGCCGACTACCTCGCGGCCGACGGCTTCACCGCCCTCAACACGGTCTCGACGATCTCCTCGTTCCTGCTCGGCCTGTCGATCCTGCCGTTCCTCTACAACGTCTGGAAGACCGCCAAGTACGGCAAGAAGGTCGAGGTCGACGACCCGTGGGGCTACGGCCGTTCGCTCGAATGGGCGACGTCCTGCCCGCCGCCGCGCCACAACTTCCTCACTCTGCCGCGGATCCGCAGTGAATCCCCGGCGTTCGACCTCCACCACCCGGAGATCGCGGCTCTCGACCAGCTCGAGAACTCCGGTCACGGTTCGGCGGCCCTGGCCGGCGGGAAGGGGGCCGGCAAGTGA
- the qcrB gene encoding cytochrome bc1 complex cytochrome b subunit, with translation MSTTTTSDSRSREKAPAGERVADWADGRLGIYSLAKANMRKIFPDHWSFMLGEICLYSFLIIILTGVYLTLFFHPSMNEVEYHGSYVPLQGQLMSEAFNSTMHISFEVRGGLLIRQIHHWAALIFLAGMFVHMMRVFFTGAFRKPREVNWLFGFLLFVLGMFTGFTGYSLPDDLLSGTGVRFMEGAVLSVPIVGTYLSFFLFGGQFPGGDFVARFYSVHVLLLPGIMLGLVVGHLILVFYHKHTQFAGPGKTNNNVVGMPLLPVYMAKAGGFFFLVFGAIAAIAAIASINPIWSLGPYRPDMVSTGAQPDWYMGFSEGLIRVMPGWEINLWGHTLVLGVFIPLVIFPLVLVAIAVYPFIEGWVTGDNREHHILDRPRNVPTRTAFGAAWISWYFVLLVGGGNDIWATHFHLSINSITWFVRIAFFVVPVLVFIATKRICLGLQRRDKEKVLHGRESGIIKRLPHGEFIEVHEPLGQEALHTLTAHEQYQPAEIGPVVDENGVERKVNGAQRLRAKLSKGFYGENSQIPKPTVEEYEEITSGHGHH, from the coding sequence ATGAGCACTACGACCACCTCCGACTCGCGCTCGCGCGAGAAGGCGCCCGCCGGTGAGCGGGTGGCCGACTGGGCCGACGGCCGCCTGGGGATCTACTCCCTGGCCAAGGCCAACATGCGCAAGATCTTCCCCGACCACTGGTCGTTCATGCTGGGTGAGATCTGCCTGTACAGCTTCCTCATCATCATCCTCACGGGTGTGTATCTGACGCTGTTCTTCCACCCGTCGATGAACGAGGTGGAGTACCACGGCAGCTACGTCCCGCTGCAGGGTCAGCTGATGTCCGAGGCGTTCAACTCGACCATGCACATCTCCTTCGAGGTGCGCGGTGGTCTGCTGATCCGGCAGATCCACCACTGGGCGGCGCTGATCTTCCTCGCCGGCATGTTCGTGCACATGATGCGCGTGTTCTTCACGGGCGCGTTCCGCAAGCCGCGCGAGGTCAACTGGCTGTTCGGCTTCCTGCTGTTCGTCCTGGGCATGTTCACCGGCTTCACCGGTTACTCGCTCCCGGACGACCTGCTCTCCGGCACCGGTGTCCGCTTCATGGAGGGCGCGGTCCTGTCCGTGCCGATCGTCGGCACGTACCTCTCGTTCTTCCTCTTCGGCGGTCAGTTCCCGGGCGGCGACTTCGTGGCCCGCTTCTACTCCGTGCACGTGCTGCTGCTGCCGGGCATCATGCTCGGCCTGGTCGTCGGCCACCTGATCCTGGTCTTCTACCACAAGCACACGCAGTTCGCGGGCCCCGGAAAGACGAACAACAACGTCGTCGGCATGCCGCTGCTGCCGGTCTACATGGCGAAGGCCGGAGGCTTCTTCTTCCTGGTCTTCGGTGCCATCGCGGCCATCGCGGCGATCGCCTCGATCAACCCGATCTGGTCGCTCGGCCCCTACCGGCCCGACATGGTCTCCACGGGCGCCCAGCCGGACTGGTACATGGGCTTCTCCGAGGGCCTGATCCGTGTCATGCCGGGCTGGGAGATCAACCTCTGGGGTCACACGCTCGTCCTGGGCGTGTTCATCCCGCTGGTCATCTTCCCGCTGGTCCTGGTCGCGATCGCGGTCTACCCGTTCATCGAGGGCTGGGTCACCGGCGACAACCGCGAGCACCACATCCTGGACCGCCCGCGCAACGTCCCCACCCGTACCGCCTTCGGCGCGGCCTGGATCAGCTGGTACTTCGTCCTGCTGGTCGGTGGCGGCAACGACATCTGGGCCACGCACTTCCACCTGTCGATCAACTCGATCACCTGGTTCGTCCGGATCGCGTTCTTCGTCGTGCCGGTGCTGGTCTTCATCGCCACCAAGCGGATCTGCCTCGGCCTCCAGCGCCGCGACAAGGAGAAGGTGCTGCACGGCCGCGAGTCGGGCATCATCAAGCGCCTGCCGCACGGTGAGTTCATCGAGGTGCACGAGCCGCTCGGCCAGGAGGCCCTGCACACGCTCACCGCGCACGAGCAGTACCAGCCCGCCGAGATCGGCCCGGTGGTCGACGAGAACGGTGTCGAGCGCAAGGTCAACGGCGCGCAGCGGCTGCGTGCCAAGCTCAGCAAGGGCTTCTACGGGGAGAACAGCCAGATCCCCAAGCCCACGGTCGAGGAGTACGAGGAGATCACGAGCGGCCACGGCCACCACTGA
- the qcrC gene encoding cytochrome bc1 complex diheme cytochrome c subunit, with amino-acid sequence MKKLSARRRHPLAAVVVLLLALAATGGLYAAFAPASKAQADTTAQSLAIDEGKKLYSVGCASCHGTGGQGSSDGPSLVGVGAAAVDFQVGTGRMPAQQPGAQIPRKKVIYSQAEIDQLAAYIASLGAGPTVPTKSQVSPEGADIAKGGELFRTNCAQCHNFTGKGGALTHGKFAPSLEGVDPKHIYEAMQTGPQNMPSFPDTTLSEKNKKDIIAYLDAVNGDNTESPGGLELGGLGPVSEGLFGWIFGLGALVAVAVWVAARTAKAKKS; translated from the coding sequence GTGAAAAAGCTCTCCGCACGACGACGCCATCCGCTGGCGGCGGTCGTCGTCCTACTCCTCGCGCTGGCGGCCACCGGGGGGCTGTACGCCGCGTTCGCACCCGCGAGCAAGGCGCAGGCCGACACCACCGCCCAGTCCCTTGCCATCGACGAGGGCAAGAAGCTCTACTCCGTGGGCTGCGCAAGCTGCCACGGGACCGGCGGTCAGGGCTCCTCCGACGGGCCGAGCCTGGTGGGAGTGGGCGCCGCGGCGGTCGACTTCCAGGTCGGCACCGGCCGCATGCCGGCCCAGCAGCCGGGCGCGCAGATCCCGCGCAAGAAGGTCATCTACTCGCAGGCCGAGATCGACCAGCTCGCGGCGTACATCGCCTCGCTGGGCGCTGGTCCCACGGTCCCGACGAAGAGCCAGGTCAGCCCGGAGGGCGCGGACATCGCCAAGGGCGGCGAGCTGTTCCGCACCAACTGCGCGCAGTGCCACAACTTCACCGGCAAGGGGGGCGCGCTGACGCACGGCAAGTTCGCGCCGAGCCTTGAGGGTGTCGACCCGAAGCACATCTACGAGGCCATGCAGACCGGCCCGCAGAACATGCCCTCCTTCCCCGACACCACGCTGTCGGAGAAGAACAAGAAGGACATCATCGCGTACCTCGACGCGGTCAACGGTGACAACACCGAGAGCCCGGGCGGTCTCGAGCTGGGCGGCCTCGGGCCGGTCAGTGAAGGCCTCTTCGGCTGGATCTTCGGTCTTGGCGCCCTGGTCGCCGTCGCCGTCTGGGTCGCCGCTCGGACCGCAAAGGCCAAGAAGTCATGA
- the trpD gene encoding anthranilate phosphoribosyltransferase encodes MSAVTPAGGDIAAGRSWPAVLNGLLDGRDQSADDTAWAMDRIMSGEATDAQIAGFVVALRAKGETVEEITGLVRTMYAHAKVIEVPGETVDIVGTGGDGAKTVNISTMSSIVVAGTGTKVVKHGNRAASSASGASDVLGQLGVNLELTPKRVAEVAEEAGITFCFAVKFHPALRHVAAARGQLGIRTVFNFLGPLTNPARVRAQAVGVADARMAPIMAGVFAERGNSSLVFRGDDGLDELTTTATSRVWVVRDGKVTEERFDPRDVGLDLVPVEALRGADASYNAEVARRVLDGERGPVRDAVVLNAAAALVALSPTDAPLVDQVRAAMVRTAGAIDSGAARAALDRWVAATNA; translated from the coding sequence ATGAGTGCTGTGACCCCCGCTGGAGGCGACATCGCGGCGGGCCGTTCCTGGCCCGCGGTGCTGAACGGCCTGCTCGACGGCCGGGACCAGAGCGCGGACGACACCGCCTGGGCGATGGACCGGATCATGAGCGGCGAGGCGACGGACGCGCAGATCGCCGGCTTCGTGGTGGCGCTGCGGGCCAAGGGCGAGACCGTCGAGGAGATCACCGGCCTGGTCCGCACGATGTACGCGCACGCCAAGGTGATCGAGGTGCCGGGGGAGACCGTCGACATCGTCGGTACGGGCGGCGACGGCGCGAAGACGGTGAACATCTCCACGATGTCGTCGATCGTGGTGGCCGGGACCGGCACGAAGGTCGTCAAGCACGGCAACCGGGCCGCGTCCTCGGCGTCGGGTGCCTCCGACGTCCTGGGGCAGCTCGGCGTCAATCTGGAACTGACGCCGAAGCGGGTGGCCGAGGTGGCCGAGGAGGCCGGGATCACCTTCTGCTTCGCGGTGAAGTTCCATCCGGCGCTGCGTCATGTGGCGGCGGCGCGCGGACAGCTGGGCATCCGGACCGTCTTCAACTTCCTCGGCCCGCTGACCAACCCCGCGCGGGTCAGGGCGCAGGCGGTCGGTGTCGCCGACGCCCGGATGGCGCCGATCATGGCCGGCGTCTTCGCCGAGCGCGGCAACTCGTCGCTGGTCTTCCGCGGTGACGACGGGCTGGACGAGCTGACCACCACGGCGACGTCGAGGGTCTGGGTCGTACGGGACGGCAAGGTGACCGAGGAGCGGTTCGACCCGCGGGACGTCGGTCTCGACCTCGTCCCCGTGGAGGCCCTGCGGGGCGCCGACGCGTCCTACAACGCGGAGGTCGCCCGCCGCGTCCTGGACGGCGAGCGAGGGCCCGTACGGGACGCCGTGGTGCTGAACGCGGCGGCGGCGCTGGTGGCGTTGTCCCCGACGGACGCGCCGCTGGTGGACCAGGTCCGTGCCGCGATGGTGAGGACGGCCGGGGCCATCGACTCCGGTGCGGCGCGTGCCGCGCTGGACCGGTGGGTGGCGGCCACGAACGCGTAG